Proteins co-encoded in one Halorussus lipolyticus genomic window:
- the pheA gene encoding prephenate dehydratase: MHAVTLGPAGTYSHRAASAVADDVEFRESVTAIVEAVADDDFDRGVVPIENSIEGSVTETLDALSDREVSAVQEIVTPIQHALLAQSPDFSVVASHSQALAQCRDFLEAEYPDADLEAVASTARGVEYARENPDVAAIGHPANAEEVGGLHVVAEEIQDRTSNATRFLVIAPADERSDAGGKSSLVVYPNANYPGLLLELLEPFADRDINLTRVESRPSGERLGDYVFHIDFSAGLYEDRAQEAVAELERIAENGWVRRLGSYDTEHVVY, translated from the coding sequence ATGCACGCAGTCACGCTCGGTCCCGCGGGAACCTACTCCCATCGGGCCGCCAGCGCAGTCGCGGACGACGTGGAATTCCGTGAGTCCGTGACGGCCATCGTGGAGGCCGTCGCGGACGACGACTTCGACCGAGGAGTCGTCCCCATCGAGAACAGCATCGAGGGGAGCGTCACCGAGACCCTCGACGCGCTGTCGGACCGCGAGGTCTCTGCGGTCCAAGAAATCGTCACGCCAATCCAGCACGCCCTGCTGGCCCAGTCGCCCGACTTCTCGGTCGTCGCCAGCCACTCCCAAGCGTTGGCCCAGTGTCGGGACTTCCTCGAAGCCGAGTACCCCGACGCTGACCTCGAAGCGGTCGCCAGCACCGCCCGAGGGGTAGAGTACGCCCGCGAGAACCCCGACGTGGCCGCCATCGGCCACCCCGCCAACGCCGAGGAGGTCGGGGGCCTCCACGTCGTCGCCGAGGAGATTCAAGACCGGACCTCGAACGCGACCCGGTTTCTGGTCATCGCGCCCGCAGACGAGCGCTCCGACGCGGGCGGCAAGTCCTCGCTCGTGGTCTACCCCAACGCCAACTACCCCGGACTGCTGTTGGAACTGCTGGAACCCTTCGCCGACCGGGACATCAACCTCACCCGCGTCGAGTCCCGGCCGAGCGGCGAGCGACTCGGGGATTACGTCTTCCACATCGACTTCTCGGCGGGCCTCTACGAGGACCGCGCGCAGGAAGCGGTCGCCGAGTTGGAGCGAATCGCCGAGAACGGGTGGGTCCGCCGACTGGGGTCCTACGACACCGAACACGTCG
- a CDS encoding HVO_0649 family zinc finger protein: MASSRNGGLSPFERLRSRFEDEDLVCPKCGYDDADGKWLAETGGDRIQYRHLCPSCGYIRQRTFRLSEE; this comes from the coding sequence ATGGCCAGTTCCAGAAACGGCGGTCTGTCCCCATTCGAGCGACTTCGGTCGCGCTTCGAGGACGAGGACCTCGTGTGCCCGAAGTGCGGGTACGACGACGCCGACGGGAAGTGGCTCGCCGAAACCGGCGGCGACAGGATTCAGTACCGCCACCTCTGTCCGAGTTGCGGGTACATCCGACAGCGGACCTTCCGGTTGAGCGAGGAGTAA